From a single Micromonospora pallida genomic region:
- a CDS encoding CoA-binding protein: protein MRTAQQILADAAVIAVVGASRDPRKAAHSVPAQMQRYGWRIVPVNPTADELFGEPVYRSLADIPHPVDLVNVFRPAEDAVEVVREAVAIGAPAVWLQLGIVSPQARRIAEEAGVDYIEDRCLVVERAAAGLSRR, encoded by the coding sequence ATGCGTACCGCCCAGCAGATCCTCGCCGACGCCGCCGTGATCGCCGTGGTGGGCGCGTCCCGCGATCCCCGCAAGGCCGCGCACAGCGTGCCGGCCCAGATGCAGCGGTACGGCTGGCGGATCGTTCCAGTCAACCCGACCGCCGACGAACTGTTCGGTGAGCCGGTGTACCGCTCCCTGGCCGACATCCCGCACCCGGTGGACCTGGTGAACGTCTTCCGCCCCGCCGAGGACGCCGTCGAGGTGGTCCGGGAGGCGGTCGCGATCGGTGCCCCGGCCGTCTGGTTGCAGCTCGGGATCGTCTCGCCGCAGGCCCGCCGGATCGCCGAGGAGGCGGGCGTCGACTACATCGAGGACCGGTGCCTGGTCGTCGAGCGGGCCGCAGCCGGCCTCAGCCGCCGCTGA
- a CDS encoding DUF6758 family protein — protein sequence MSVSVSCPRCGGPVRGPDLMHTESRCLSCGPVPPLHIPEHISPEIVSSVVERISAGLAGDTPAVPLWSPWPLPPGWTLTGVAWAGDDRTGVRATVVACAGPAPLGGGPADVVFVAEEPGVGLGTRLAGTPGPDPGPRLTEALDDPGPGHPGHVATAKIRVGGHPTPLWLVDSSTDRSAYAGEARGMWLHAIAWPASAGHLLAEDVVLHDLTEWTPPELVYGAPSPYLHGKA from the coding sequence ATGAGTGTTTCGGTGAGCTGTCCGCGGTGTGGCGGACCGGTACGGGGGCCGGACCTGATGCACACCGAGTCGCGTTGTCTGTCCTGCGGTCCCGTTCCCCCGTTGCACATCCCGGAGCACATCAGCCCGGAGATCGTGTCGAGCGTGGTGGAGCGGATCTCCGCCGGCCTCGCCGGGGATACCCCGGCCGTCCCCCTCTGGTCCCCCTGGCCGCTGCCGCCCGGCTGGACGCTGACCGGCGTTGCCTGGGCCGGCGACGACCGCACCGGGGTGCGCGCCACCGTGGTGGCGTGCGCCGGTCCCGCCCCGCTCGGCGGCGGCCCGGCCGACGTGGTCTTCGTCGCCGAGGAGCCCGGCGTGGGGCTGGGCACCCGCCTGGCCGGTACGCCCGGCCCGGACCCGGGACCCCGGCTCACCGAGGCGCTGGACGATCCCGGCCCGGGGCACCCCGGGCACGTCGCCACCGCGAAGATCCGGGTGGGGGGCCATCCCACTCCACTGTGGCTCGTCGATTCCTCGACGGATCGAAGCGCGTACGCCGGCGAGGCTCGGGGAATGTGGCTCCATGCGATAGCCTGGCCGGCGAGCGCGGGTCACCTCCTCGCGGAAGACGTCGTCCTGCACGACTTGACCGAGTGGACTCCGCCCGAGCTCGTGTACGGTGCGCCCTCTCCGTACCTGCACGGGAAGGCTTGA
- a CDS encoding SigE family RNA polymerase sigma factor: MADRDDLEEEFREFVAARSGALLRTAYLLAGDWATAEDLLQTALTKTYLAWKRNGGIDAVEPYARRVLVNTSTSWWRRRWHGERPTEVLPERAATDEIEQQLDRDALWRHLRALPARQRAVLVLRYYEDLSEAQTAALLGISVGTVKSQTSRALNTLRRRLGTEEALDLAAEAPAPSTAGAVARTPVRPVASRPAADIGASGPADPVTDLEPAPALPARPPVLATPLPASTGPRENR; encoded by the coding sequence GTGGCCGACAGGGACGACCTGGAGGAGGAGTTCCGCGAGTTCGTCGCGGCCCGCTCCGGAGCCCTGCTGCGTACCGCCTACCTGCTCGCCGGTGACTGGGCGACCGCCGAGGACCTGCTCCAGACCGCGCTGACCAAGACCTACCTGGCCTGGAAGCGCAATGGTGGGATCGACGCCGTCGAGCCGTACGCCCGGCGGGTGCTGGTCAACACGTCGACGAGTTGGTGGCGGCGGCGCTGGCACGGCGAGCGCCCCACCGAGGTGCTGCCCGAGCGGGCCGCGACCGACGAGATCGAGCAGCAGCTCGACCGGGACGCGCTCTGGCGGCATCTGCGGGCCCTGCCGGCCCGGCAACGGGCGGTGCTGGTGCTCCGCTACTACGAGGACCTTTCCGAGGCGCAGACGGCGGCGCTGCTCGGCATCTCCGTCGGGACGGTGAAGAGCCAGACCTCCCGGGCCCTGAACACGCTGCGCCGCCGGCTCGGCACCGAGGAGGCTCTCGACCTGGCTGCCGAGGCGCCGGCTCCGTCCACCGCCGGTGCGGTGGCGCGTACCCCGGTGCGGCCGGTGGCGTCGCGACCCGCCGCAGACATCGGTGCGTCCGGTCCGGCGGACCCCGTCACCGACCTCGAGCCGGCACCGGCGCTCCCGGCCCGGCCACCGGTGCTCGCCACCCCGCTACCCGCATCGACCGGCCCGAGGGAAAACCGGTGA
- the trxA gene encoding thioredoxin: MATVELTTANFEEVTSQDGIVLVDFWAEWCGPCKRFAPVYERAAEKHPDIVFGKVDTEAQQALGAQFDIRSIPTIMAIRDGVIVFAQPGALPESALENLIEQVQALDMTDVRKKLAEHNH, from the coding sequence ATGGCAACCGTTGAGCTGACCACGGCGAACTTCGAAGAGGTGACCAGCCAGGACGGCATCGTCCTGGTCGACTTCTGGGCGGAGTGGTGCGGCCCGTGCAAGCGGTTCGCCCCGGTCTACGAGCGCGCCGCCGAGAAGCACCCGGACATCGTCTTCGGCAAGGTCGACACCGAGGCGCAGCAGGCGCTGGGCGCCCAGTTCGATATCCGGTCGATCCCGACGATCATGGCGATCCGCGACGGCGTGATCGTCTTCGCCCAGCCCGGCGCCCTGCCCGAGTCGGCCCTGGAGAACCTGATCGAGCAGGTCCAGGCGCTCGACATGACGGATGTCCGCAAGAAGCTGGCCGAGCACAACCACTGA
- a CDS encoding diguanylate cyclase — protein sequence MPVRSHDEIGRLAGTFNRMTRETQSYVVALTSSRDQLRGHLAVLGDTLASTHDLDRILRVILHSAVAATGARSGAVLLVEEDGVLVGRCMAGPNGTGPDEIGSDEIGSDEIGSDESRLDGTGLDGTGPDESRLGADGRVGAGTSGPGELALLRVPVGSGILGAVAATGEPRRGRTEAGDELPGEPAGRSYLAVPFAAPGPATADTSGRAALTGPATADIPGRAALTGPATADTLGGAALAGEAAPGTLGVLVLYDRLGADGFDDDDLATLRTFAGHAAVAVENVRLHEEAQRLSLTDPLTGLWNYRYLHESIRREVERASRFRRMLSVLALDLDLFKTVNDTYGHAVGDAVLVEFARRVRGEIREVDLAFRQGGEEFVLLLPETDARGAAILAERLGAVVRDSPIVTESHSGLPDANPVRIPVTVSVGIAVYPDHASTAQQVLDAADEALYAAKAAGRDTYRVAPVPVRPATEEITVRAAAVPPEDGMPRAGAGGGVRHVPDGGASSGPHPPRQSRGR from the coding sequence GTGCCGGTACGCAGCCACGACGAGATCGGCCGGCTCGCCGGCACGTTCAACCGGATGACCCGGGAGACGCAGTCCTACGTGGTCGCCCTGACCAGCAGCCGGGACCAGTTGCGGGGGCACCTCGCGGTACTCGGCGACACCCTGGCCAGCACCCACGACCTGGACCGCATCCTGCGGGTCATCCTGCACAGCGCAGTCGCCGCGACCGGCGCGCGGTCCGGCGCGGTGCTGCTGGTGGAGGAGGACGGGGTCCTCGTCGGCCGCTGCATGGCCGGACCGAACGGAACCGGGCCGGACGAGATCGGGTCGGACGAGATCGGGTCGGACGAGATCGGGTCGGACGAGAGCCGGCTGGACGGAACCGGGCTGGACGGAACCGGGCCGGACGAGAGCCGGCTGGGCGCGGACGGACGGGTCGGGGCCGGGACGTCCGGCCCCGGGGAGCTGGCCCTGCTGCGGGTGCCGGTGGGCAGCGGAATCCTGGGGGCGGTGGCGGCCACCGGCGAGCCCCGTCGGGGCCGGACCGAAGCGGGCGACGAACTGCCCGGCGAGCCGGCCGGGCGGAGCTACCTGGCGGTGCCCTTCGCCGCGCCCGGCCCGGCGACGGCCGACACCTCCGGACGGGCCGCCCTCACCGGCCCGGCGACGGCCGACATCCCCGGACGGGCCGCCCTCACCGGCCCGGCGACGGCCGACACTCTCGGGGGAGCCGCCCTCGCCGGCGAGGCGGCCCCGGGCACGCTCGGTGTGTTGGTCCTCTACGACCGGCTCGGCGCCGACGGGTTCGACGACGACGACCTGGCCACCCTGCGGACGTTCGCCGGGCACGCGGCGGTGGCGGTGGAGAACGTCCGGCTGCACGAGGAGGCGCAACGTCTCTCGCTGACCGACCCGCTCACCGGGCTCTGGAACTACCGCTACCTCCACGAGTCGATCCGCCGTGAGGTGGAGCGGGCCAGCCGGTTCCGCCGGATGCTCAGCGTCCTCGCCCTGGACCTGGACCTGTTCAAGACGGTCAACGACACGTACGGGCACGCCGTCGGCGACGCCGTGCTGGTCGAGTTCGCCCGCCGGGTACGCGGCGAGATCCGCGAGGTGGACCTGGCCTTCCGGCAGGGCGGTGAGGAGTTCGTCCTGCTGCTGCCGGAAACCGACGCGCGGGGCGCGGCGATCCTGGCGGAGCGGCTCGGCGCGGTGGTCCGGGACAGCCCGATCGTGACCGAGTCGCACTCCGGGCTGCCGGACGCCAACCCGGTGCGGATCCCGGTCACCGTGTCGGTGGGCATCGCCGTCTACCCCGACCACGCCAGCACCGCCCAGCAGGTGCTCGACGCCGCCGACGAGGCCCTGTACGCGGCGAAGGCGGCCGGCCGGGACACGTACCGGGTGGCCCCGGTGCCGGTGCGGCCGGCGACCGAGGAGATCACCGTCCGGGCGGCGGCGGTCCCACCCGAGGACGGTATGCCCCGCGCCGGGGCCGGTGGAGGTGTGCGTCACGTCCCCGACGGCGGCGCGTCTTCCGGGCCACACCCGCCGCGGCAGAGCCGTGGCCGATAG
- a CDS encoding DUF2231 domain-containing protein, whose protein sequence is MFEKIAGLPQHVLIVHAVVVFVPLLALLAVAYGVLPRWRDRLGWAVAALAVVTPVIAWVATESGEAFEKALRDSGYPPEILSQVETHSGYGDQLLWATVALAVAAIVLLLATSGRARARALPSWLPVVLTVVVVGLAVVASTLVYLTGETGARAVWDGVV, encoded by the coding sequence GTGTTTGAGAAGATCGCGGGATTGCCGCAACACGTCCTGATCGTGCACGCCGTCGTGGTGTTCGTGCCGTTGCTGGCGCTGCTGGCCGTCGCGTACGGGGTGCTGCCCCGATGGCGTGACCGCCTCGGCTGGGCGGTGGCGGCGCTGGCCGTGGTGACGCCGGTGATCGCCTGGGTGGCGACCGAGTCCGGCGAGGCGTTCGAGAAGGCGCTCCGGGACAGCGGCTACCCGCCGGAGATCCTCTCCCAGGTGGAGACCCACTCCGGATACGGCGACCAGTTGCTCTGGGCCACCGTGGCACTGGCCGTCGCAGCGATCGTGTTGCTGCTGGCCACCAGCGGTCGGGCCCGCGCCCGGGCGCTGCCGTCGTGGCTGCCAGTGGTGCTGACGGTCGTGGTGGTCGGCCTGGCCGTGGTCGCGTCCACCCTCGTCTACCTGACCGGTGAGACGGGCGCCCGGGCGGTCTGGGACGGCGTGGTCTGA
- a CDS encoding PH domain-containing protein yields MGSPSGLPPDPDDPDRERRERDTEPIPRYRADDDPPPGYGDRASYPDDLGYPVDGPPYPDDARSGRTWVRDPEAEYQPPVFSDDELAGLRADAAGSAPRRVLPLEDEPSSLVARYLFPTERYRGEWKRHWIHLTTPILIGVAATFVLGYLSGFLAGQNVGALTTIAVLLWFAVMGWVAWKVADWWYDRFILTNKRVMVVNGIITRKVAMMPLARVTDMKYEQTPTGRALNYGTFVLESAGQDQALREVKNLPNPNELYLRVVEEMYEPQAVEARLGKEADEAKADDGA; encoded by the coding sequence ATGGGAAGCCCCTCCGGCCTGCCCCCCGACCCCGACGATCCCGACCGGGAGCGTCGGGAGCGTGACACGGAGCCGATCCCCCGGTACCGGGCGGACGACGACCCGCCGCCGGGCTACGGCGACCGGGCGTCCTATCCGGACGACCTCGGCTACCCCGTCGACGGCCCGCCCTATCCGGACGACGCTCGCTCCGGCCGCACCTGGGTCCGTGACCCGGAGGCTGAATATCAGCCGCCGGTCTTCAGCGACGACGAGCTGGCCGGTCTCCGGGCGGACGCCGCCGGCTCGGCGCCGCGCCGGGTGCTGCCCCTCGAGGACGAGCCCAGCTCGCTGGTGGCCCGCTACCTCTTCCCCACCGAGCGGTACCGGGGCGAGTGGAAGCGGCACTGGATCCACCTCACCACGCCGATCCTGATCGGGGTCGCCGCGACCTTCGTCCTCGGCTACCTCTCCGGCTTCCTCGCCGGCCAGAACGTCGGCGCGCTGACCACCATCGCCGTGCTGCTCTGGTTCGCGGTGATGGGCTGGGTCGCGTGGAAGGTCGCGGACTGGTGGTACGACCGGTTCATCCTGACCAACAAGCGGGTCATGGTGGTCAACGGGATCATCACCCGCAAGGTCGCGATGATGCCGCTGGCCCGGGTCACCGACATGAAGTACGAGCAGACCCCGACCGGCCGGGCCCTCAACTACGGCACCTTCGTGCTGGAGTCCGCCGGCCAGGACCAGGCGCTTCGCGAGGTCAAGAACCTGCCCAACCCGAACGAGCTCTACCTGCGCGTCGTCGAGGAGATGTACGAGCCGCAGGCAGTCGAGGCGCGGCTGGGCAAGGAGGCCGACGAGGCGAAGGCGGACGACGGGGCGTAG
- a CDS encoding PHP domain-containing protein, with protein sequence MPRSSSTPSRIDLHTHSTASDGTLTPAELVRAAADAGLDVVAITDHDTTAGWEPARQALPPGLTLIRGAEISCLWNGVQPAVSLHLLAYLFDPDAPALAAELARVRASREARGERIVELLRADGVEVSWTEIHTAAAGGSIGRPHIAAALIRAGLVATTSEAFGSRWLGSRYRVAKEDIDVFEAVALVRAAGGVPVFAHPRASRRGRIVPDELIVELAAVGLAGLEADHEDHSPAEREHVRALAARLGLLVTGSSDFHGTHKTVRLGAHTTSPQAYERIVAEATGVRPVASA encoded by the coding sequence ATCCCGCGATCCTCGTCCACCCCGTCCCGGATCGACCTGCACACCCACTCCACCGCCAGCGACGGCACCCTGACCCCGGCCGAACTGGTGCGGGCCGCCGCCGACGCCGGGCTCGACGTCGTGGCGATCACCGACCACGACACCACCGCCGGATGGGAGCCGGCGCGGCAGGCACTGCCGCCGGGGCTCACCCTGATCCGGGGCGCGGAGATCTCCTGCCTCTGGAACGGGGTGCAGCCGGCGGTGTCGCTGCACCTGCTCGCGTACCTCTTCGACCCGGACGCCCCGGCGCTCGCCGCCGAGCTGGCCCGGGTGCGGGCCTCCCGGGAGGCCCGTGGGGAGCGCATCGTCGAGTTGCTGCGGGCCGACGGCGTCGAGGTGAGCTGGACGGAGATCCACACTGCCGCAGCCGGCGGCTCGATCGGCCGACCACACATCGCGGCGGCGCTGATCCGGGCCGGGCTGGTGGCGACCACCAGCGAGGCGTTCGGGTCGCGGTGGCTGGGCAGCCGCTACCGGGTCGCCAAGGAGGACATCGACGTCTTCGAGGCGGTGGCGCTGGTCCGGGCGGCCGGCGGGGTGCCGGTCTTCGCCCACCCCCGGGCCAGCCGCCGGGGCCGGATCGTGCCGGACGAGCTGATCGTCGAGCTGGCGGCGGTCGGCCTGGCCGGGCTCGAGGCCGACCACGAGGACCACTCGCCGGCCGAACGGGAGCACGTGCGGGCCCTCGCCGCCCGGCTCGGACTGCTCGTGACCGGCTCGTCGGACTTCCACGGCACGCACAAGACTGTCCGGCTGGGCGCCCACACCACCAGTCCGCAGGCGTACGAGCGGATCGTCGCGGAGGCCACCGGGGTGCGTCCGGTTGCCTCAGCCTGA
- a CDS encoding FmdB family zinc ribbon protein has product MPDPEENVPTYQYACTACGHQLEAVQSFSDEPLTECPACAGRLRKLFNSVGIVFKGSGFYRTDSRSAGSDSLTSGKGGKSDSSSGGSSGGDSGSSSSSSSSSASSGGSSGGSSNGSSGGSSTAKAPAASASS; this is encoded by the coding sequence GTGCCAGATCCGGAGGAGAACGTGCCCACGTACCAGTACGCCTGCACCGCGTGCGGCCACCAGCTCGAGGCGGTGCAGTCCTTCTCTGACGAGCCGCTGACCGAGTGCCCGGCGTGTGCGGGTCGGCTGCGCAAGCTGTTCAACTCGGTCGGCATCGTCTTCAAGGGCTCCGGCTTCTACCGCACCGACTCGCGTTCGGCCGGCTCGGACTCGCTGACCAGCGGCAAGGGGGGCAAGTCCGACTCGTCGTCCGGCGGGTCCTCCGGCGGTGACTCCGGCTCGTCGTCCTCTTCCTCGTCGTCGTCCGCCAGCAGCGGCGGCAGCTCCGGCGGATCGTCGAACGGCTCCTCCGGGGGCTCCTCGACGGCGAAGGCCCCCGCGGCCAGCGCCTCCTCCTGA
- a CDS encoding 5-formyltetrahydrofolate cyclo-ligase: protein MTDFSDEAEEAPGAKRDTRVELLARRRALGAGERAAAATAVAGTLVDLVRRLRPRRMTGYVPVGSEPGGPDLPEVLRSALSPGAELLLPVLRDDLDLDWAGYSGPAALVAAGRGIREPVGPRLGRSAVAGVELVVVPALAVDRQGIRLGRGGGSYDRALARMPAGAWTVALLHDGELVDRLPAEPHDRPVRAVVTPTGGLQVLTTP, encoded by the coding sequence GTGACGGATTTTTCTGATGAAGCAGAAGAGGCCCCTGGGGCGAAGCGCGACACCCGGGTGGAACTGCTCGCGCGCCGCCGGGCCCTGGGGGCCGGGGAGCGCGCCGCCGCCGCGACCGCCGTGGCGGGCACGCTGGTCGACCTGGTACGCCGGCTGCGTCCGCGCCGGATGACCGGGTACGTGCCGGTGGGCTCCGAGCCGGGCGGGCCGGACCTGCCGGAGGTGCTGCGGTCGGCCCTGTCGCCGGGGGCGGAGTTGCTGCTACCGGTGCTCCGGGACGACCTCGACCTGGACTGGGCCGGATACTCCGGTCCGGCGGCCCTGGTGGCGGCCGGGCGGGGGATCCGCGAGCCGGTCGGGCCCCGGCTCGGCCGGAGCGCGGTGGCCGGGGTGGAGCTGGTGGTCGTACCGGCGCTGGCGGTGGACCGGCAGGGAATCCGGCTCGGCCGGGGCGGCGGATCGTACGACCGGGCGCTGGCCCGGATGCCCGCCGGAGCGTGGACGGTCGCCCTCCTGCACGACGGTGAGCTGGTCGACCGGCTGCCCGCCGAGCCGCACGATCGTCCGGTGCGTGCGGTGGTCACGCCGACCGGTGGGCTACAGGTCTTGACCACACCTTGA
- a CDS encoding RecB family exonuclease, giving the protein MPERLFVCTPSKLGSYADCPRRYRYSYVDRPAPPKGPPWAHNSLGASVHTALKNWYALPADRRRPEALAALLKGTWVRDGYRDDEQERAAFRRALSWLEAYVETLDPAVEPVGVERTVAAKTAVLALNGRADRIDSRPGPDGPELVIVDYKTGRTGLDADDARGSQALALYAYAAERVFRRPCRRVELHHLPTGTVAAHEHTPESLARQVGRAEETARDIMAAERAVADGAEPDEAFPTLPSTRCGWCDYRRICPDGAQVPGREPWAAMEHAPDPTARN; this is encoded by the coding sequence ATGCCGGAGCGGTTGTTCGTCTGCACACCGAGCAAACTCGGGTCGTACGCCGACTGCCCCCGGCGCTACCGCTACTCCTACGTCGACCGGCCGGCCCCGCCGAAGGGGCCACCGTGGGCGCACAACTCGCTCGGCGCGAGCGTGCACACCGCCCTGAAGAACTGGTACGCACTCCCCGCCGACCGGCGTCGCCCGGAGGCGCTGGCCGCCCTGCTCAAGGGCACCTGGGTCCGCGACGGCTACCGCGACGACGAGCAGGAGCGGGCCGCCTTCCGGCGGGCGCTGTCCTGGCTGGAGGCGTACGTGGAAACCCTCGACCCGGCGGTCGAGCCGGTCGGGGTGGAGCGGACGGTGGCGGCGAAGACCGCCGTGCTGGCCCTCAACGGTCGCGCCGACCGGATCGACTCCCGCCCCGGCCCGGACGGCCCCGAGCTGGTGATCGTCGACTACAAGACCGGCCGGACCGGGCTGGACGCCGACGACGCCCGGGGCTCCCAGGCCCTGGCGCTCTACGCGTACGCCGCGGAACGGGTGTTCCGCCGGCCGTGTCGCCGGGTGGAGCTGCACCACCTGCCGACCGGTACGGTCGCCGCCCACGAGCACACCCCCGAGTCCCTCGCCCGGCAGGTCGGCCGGGCCGAGGAGACCGCGCGGGACATCATGGCCGCCGAGCGGGCCGTCGCCGACGGGGCCGAGCCCGACGAGGCGTTCCCCACCCTGCCCAGCACCCGCTGCGGCTGGTGTGACTACCGGCGGATCTGCCCGGACGGGGCGCAGGTCCCGGGCCGGGAGCCGTGGGCCGCCATGGAACACGCCCCGGACCCGACCGCACGGAACTGA
- a CDS encoding Fur family transcriptional regulator, giving the protein MSTTEELLRSRGLRVTRPRLAVLDVLAAGGHLEVEEIARRVRERLDSVSTQAVYDVLGALSRAGLSRRIEPAGSPARFEARAGDNHHHVVCRGCGDIADIDCAVGSAPCLDPNIAHGFEVDEAEVTFWGLCPTCQARRSADV; this is encoded by the coding sequence ATGTCCACTACCGAGGAGCTGCTCAGGTCGAGGGGCCTGCGGGTCACCCGGCCCCGGCTCGCCGTCCTGGACGTCCTCGCCGCCGGTGGGCACCTCGAGGTCGAGGAGATCGCCCGGCGGGTCCGCGAGCGGCTGGACTCGGTCTCCACCCAGGCGGTGTACGACGTCCTCGGCGCGCTCTCCCGGGCCGGCCTGTCTCGCCGGATCGAGCCGGCCGGCAGCCCCGCCCGGTTCGAGGCACGGGCCGGGGACAACCACCACCACGTGGTCTGCCGGGGTTGCGGCGACATCGCCGACATCGACTGTGCCGTCGGCAGCGCCCCCTGTCTGGATCCGAACATCGCCCACGGCTTCGAGGTCGACGAGGCGGAAGTGACCTTCTGGGGGCTCTGCCCCACCTGCCAGGCCCGCCGCTCCGCCGACGTCTGA
- a CDS encoding oxygenase MpaB family protein → MASDDTGLFGPNSVTWKVHEEPVLLVAALRSLYLQALHPRTMAGVAQNSDYRRDAWGRLVRTATYVATTIYGTTAEAEAAGRRLRARHARLRAVDPATGEPFRIDDPDLLRWVHVTEVESFVGTARRAGLSLTDAEVDRYYTEQRRAAALVGLDPDTVPGTAAEVDDYYRRIRPELRMTREAAETALFLTAPPLPGNFSLPVRLGLTLGPPRWAYFGVAGTALGLLPGWARRLYGGLGLPTTALSAEVGLRALRLALAAVPQRYWEGPLQQAAKAHAARLASPPLPV, encoded by the coding sequence GTGGCATCCGATGACACCGGCCTCTTCGGTCCCAACTCGGTGACCTGGAAGGTGCACGAGGAACCCGTCCTGCTCGTCGCCGCCCTGCGCTCGCTCTACCTCCAGGCCCTGCACCCCCGGACGATGGCCGGCGTGGCGCAGAACAGCGATTACCGCCGGGACGCGTGGGGCCGGCTGGTGCGCACCGCCACCTACGTGGCGACCACGATCTACGGCACCACCGCCGAGGCGGAGGCGGCCGGACGCCGGCTGCGGGCCCGGCACGCCCGGCTCCGGGCCGTCGACCCGGCCACCGGCGAACCGTTCCGGATCGACGATCCGGACCTGCTGCGCTGGGTGCACGTCACCGAGGTCGAGTCGTTCGTCGGCACCGCCCGGCGGGCCGGGCTGTCCCTGACCGACGCCGAGGTGGACCGTTACTACACCGAGCAGCGTCGGGCGGCGGCCCTGGTCGGGTTGGACCCGGACACCGTCCCCGGCACCGCTGCCGAGGTGGACGACTACTACCGGCGGATCCGGCCGGAGCTGCGGATGACCCGGGAGGCGGCGGAGACCGCGCTCTTCCTCACCGCCCCGCCGCTGCCCGGGAACTTCAGTCTGCCGGTGCGGCTCGGCCTCACCCTCGGTCCGCCCCGCTGGGCGTACTTCGGCGTCGCCGGTACGGCGCTGGGGCTGCTGCCCGGCTGGGCACGCCGGCTCTACGGCGGCCTCGGGCTGCCCACCACGGCCCTCTCCGCCGAGGTGGGGCTCCGGGCGCTGCGTCTGGCGCTGGCCGCCGTGCCGCAGCGCTACTGGGAGGGGCCGCTCCAGCAGGCCGCCAAGGCCCACGCCGCCCGGCTCGCCAGCCCGCCCCTGCCGGTCTGA
- a CDS encoding TrmH family RNA methyltransferase, whose product MTGDQLDVGVGPWPGDPPDDPRYDPELLAGGDRRNVVDRYRYWRREAVVEDLDRRRHDFHVAIENWQHDFNIGTVVRNANAFLAAEVHIVGRRRWNRRGAMVTDRYQHVRHHETIEEFVAWAAGRDLPVVGIDNLPGSCPLETTTLPRRCVLLFGQEGPGLSEAARSACEQLFSIAQYGSTRSINAGVASGIAMHAWVRTYAGPPPA is encoded by the coding sequence GTGACCGGTGACCAGCTCGACGTCGGCGTGGGCCCGTGGCCCGGGGACCCGCCCGACGACCCCCGCTACGACCCGGAACTGCTCGCCGGGGGCGACCGCCGCAACGTGGTCGACCGGTACCGCTACTGGCGGCGGGAGGCCGTGGTCGAGGACCTGGACCGCCGCCGGCACGACTTCCACGTGGCGATCGAGAACTGGCAGCACGACTTCAACATCGGCACCGTGGTGCGCAACGCCAACGCCTTCCTCGCCGCCGAGGTGCACATCGTCGGACGGCGGCGCTGGAACCGGCGCGGCGCGATGGTGACCGATCGCTATCAGCACGTCCGGCACCACGAGACGATCGAGGAGTTCGTCGCCTGGGCGGCCGGTCGGGACCTGCCCGTGGTCGGCATCGACAACCTGCCCGGCTCCTGTCCGCTGGAGACCACCACACTGCCCCGGCGCTGCGTACTGCTCTTCGGTCAGGAGGGGCCCGGGCTCTCCGAGGCGGCCCGGTCCGCCTGTGAACAGCTCTTCTCGATCGCCCAGTACGGCTCGACCCGCTCGATCAACGCCGGAGTGGCCAGCGGCATCGCCATGCACGCCTGGGTCCGGACGTACGCCGGTCCGCCCCCGGCCTGA
- a CDS encoding MaoC family dehydratase, translating into MQFGRYYEEFEVDAVYRHWPGKTVTEYDDHLFCLLTMNHHPLHLDAHYAEHTSQFGRNVVVGNYVYSLLLGMSVPDVSGKAIANLEVESLRHVAPTFHGDTIYGETTVLGKRESGSKPDRGVVTVETRGYKQDGTLVCVFRRRVMVPKREYAVAAVPEGVDPERPSFPEPR; encoded by the coding sequence ATGCAGTTCGGCCGCTACTACGAGGAGTTCGAGGTCGACGCGGTCTACCGGCACTGGCCCGGCAAGACCGTCACCGAGTACGACGACCACCTCTTCTGCCTGCTCACCATGAACCACCACCCGCTGCACCTGGACGCCCACTACGCGGAGCATACGAGCCAGTTCGGGCGGAACGTGGTGGTCGGCAACTACGTCTACTCCCTCCTGCTGGGCATGTCGGTGCCGGACGTCAGCGGCAAGGCCATCGCCAACCTCGAGGTCGAGTCGCTCCGGCACGTGGCACCTACCTTCCACGGCGACACCATCTACGGCGAGACCACCGTGCTGGGCAAGCGCGAGTCGGGGTCGAAGCCCGACCGGGGCGTGGTCACCGTGGAAACCCGGGGCTACAAGCAGGACGGCACCCTGGTCTGCGTCTTCCGTCGCCGGGTCATGGTTCCCAAGCGTGAGTACGCGGTGGCGGCCGTGCCGGAGGGCGTCGACCCGGAACGGCCCAGCTTCCCCGAGCCCCGCTGA